One genomic region from Candidatus Methylomirabilota bacterium encodes:
- a CDS encoding PrpF domain-containing protein: protein MTQRRIRAVFMRGGTSRAIFFHEEDLPHPGPARDRILLAALGSPDPYGRQLDGLGGGISSLSKACIIGPPTHSDADVNYTFAQVDVRTPVVDYAGNCGNCSAAVGPFAIDEKIVPAVADEKIVRIHNTNTRKIIVAHVPVKDGEAAVEGDFELAGVPGRGAKIALDFIDPGGAATGGLLPTGRPREAVGGVEASLVDATNPVVFVRARDLGLTGAETPEAIDADRALGARLEAVRVEAAGRMGVPGSAAVPKIAVVAGAAPFRALDGKPYASDQVDLLARVMSMGHCHRAFALTAAMCLAVAARIEGTVVHECAPGDKDGDVRLGHPSGVLPIAATVTIRDGEPWAERVTVYRTARRLMEGFVRVL from the coding sequence ATGACGCAGCGGCGCATCCGGGCGGTCTTCATGCGCGGCGGGACGAGCCGCGCGATCTTCTTCCACGAGGAGGACCTGCCGCATCCGGGGCCGGCGCGCGATCGCATCCTGCTCGCCGCGCTGGGCAGCCCCGACCCTTACGGGCGCCAGCTCGACGGTCTCGGCGGCGGCATCTCGTCGCTCTCCAAGGCGTGCATCATCGGCCCGCCCACCCATTCGGACGCCGACGTGAACTACACGTTCGCCCAGGTCGACGTGAGGACCCCCGTCGTGGACTACGCCGGCAACTGTGGCAACTGCTCGGCCGCCGTCGGCCCGTTCGCCATCGACGAGAAGATCGTACCCGCCGTCGCCGACGAGAAGATCGTGCGGATCCACAATACGAACACCAGGAAGATCATCGTGGCCCACGTGCCGGTGAAGGACGGCGAGGCGGCGGTGGAAGGTGACTTCGAGCTGGCCGGCGTGCCCGGCCGCGGCGCCAAGATCGCGCTCGACTTCATCGACCCCGGCGGCGCGGCCACCGGGGGGCTGCTGCCCACGGGCCGGCCGCGCGAAGCGGTCGGCGGCGTGGAGGCCTCGCTGGTGGACGCCACCAACCCCGTGGTCTTCGTCCGGGCCCGGGACCTCGGGCTCACGGGCGCCGAGACGCCGGAGGCGATCGACGCCGATCGCGCGCTCGGAGCCCGCCTGGAGGCGGTCCGGGTGGAGGCCGCCGGCCGGATGGGCGTTCCCGGAAGTGCCGCCGTCCCCAAGATCGCGGTCGTCGCTGGGGCCGCGCCCTTCCGGGCGCTCGACGGAAAACCCTACGCCTCCGACCAGGTCGACCTGCTGGCGCGCGTCATGTCGATGGGCCACTGCCACCGGGCCTTCGCACTGACCGCCGCCATGTGCCTGGCGGTGGCCGCCCGCATCGAAGGGACGGTGGTCCACGAATGCGCGCCCGGCGACAAGGACGGTGACGTCAGGCTCGGCCACCCGTCGGGGGTGCTGCCCATCGCGGCCACGGTGACCATTCGCGACGGCGAACCGTGGGCGGAGCGCGTCACCGTCTACCGAACGGCGCGCCGCCTGATGGAAGGGTTCGTGAGGGTTCTGTGA
- a CDS encoding diguanylate cyclase, which yields MHVRFWGTRGSIAAPGPDTARYGGNTSCVEVRSDDGTLIVLDCGTGARALGLHLARSEAQPLRLNLFIGHTHWDHIQGFPFFVPAFMPGVELNIYAPVGFQRSLEEAMAGQMEYAYFPVTLRDLRSRIHFTELDEGFFRLGDVLVETQYLNHTAPTIAYRMSAGGATIAYTTDHEPFWKPGGGVSDHPGDQNHITFLRGADLVIHDAQYSDEEYQGKIGWGHSPVEYATDVALAAGVRRLALFHHDPTHDDAMIERMETWARDRAARAGGGLEVFAAAEGLALRVDGRGAVKPVAAISALHRRPVAGGRVLLVSSNGDEIAAIEEILAADDLSVVAVPDMRAALTRGPEVAPDLAIVDARLPDGDGAALIRSLVERMGRRSFPMLLLTEEPSAAQAAEKAGAPFCDYLAKPFSPPMLHARVRAWLARALATAEAASPEHVETRQADEPRDFAGILAQFPLFQPLGGERLRHLIQGATEHAYPAGHVIVSEGELDERVFVILSGRVRVVEAMADAMTEAVLGGLGEGEIFGELSTLTSRPRSATVIAMERTRCLALRHERFLQALEGSSEVALALLRLLARRLLEADRRLARYAPDTLTGLASRRAFHDQYRRLAAGARRRKSGVLLLLFDVLRLRTINDRFGYTVGDEVLRTVADALTSTTRATDLVARYGADEFALLLLDTHARDVERVLHRVAEKLSELSGRRGLSLTVQCSVGVSFREVPPDVADELVREADGDMRRGRLVPA from the coding sequence GTGCACGTACGCTTCTGGGGAACGCGCGGCTCCATCGCCGCTCCGGGTCCGGACACGGCGCGGTACGGCGGCAACACCTCGTGCGTCGAGGTGCGGAGTGACGACGGTACGCTGATCGTGCTCGACTGCGGCACCGGCGCGCGGGCGCTCGGCCTGCACCTGGCGCGCTCGGAGGCCCAGCCCCTCCGGCTCAACCTCTTCATCGGACACACCCACTGGGATCACATCCAAGGCTTTCCCTTCTTCGTCCCGGCGTTCATGCCGGGCGTCGAGCTGAACATCTATGCCCCCGTCGGCTTCCAGCGCAGCCTGGAGGAGGCGATGGCGGGGCAGATGGAGTACGCCTACTTCCCGGTGACGCTCCGTGATCTGCGGAGCCGCATCCACTTCACCGAGCTGGACGAGGGTTTCTTCCGCCTGGGCGACGTGCTGGTCGAGACGCAGTACCTCAACCACACCGCGCCCACCATCGCCTACCGGATGTCGGCGGGCGGCGCCACCATCGCCTACACGACCGACCACGAGCCGTTCTGGAAGCCCGGGGGCGGGGTCTCCGACCATCCGGGCGACCAGAACCACATCACGTTCCTGCGCGGCGCCGACCTCGTCATTCACGACGCGCAGTACAGCGACGAGGAGTACCAGGGCAAGATCGGGTGGGGCCACAGCCCCGTCGAGTACGCCACCGACGTCGCCCTGGCCGCCGGCGTGCGCCGGCTCGCGCTCTTCCACCACGACCCCACCCACGACGACGCCATGATCGAGCGGATGGAAACGTGGGCCCGTGACCGCGCCGCCCGCGCCGGGGGAGGCCTGGAGGTCTTCGCGGCCGCCGAGGGGCTCGCGCTGCGGGTGGACGGGCGGGGCGCCGTCAAGCCGGTGGCGGCGATCTCGGCTCTCCACCGCCGTCCGGTGGCCGGCGGGCGCGTGCTGCTGGTCAGCTCCAACGGCGACGAGATCGCGGCCATCGAGGAGATTCTGGCGGCGGACGACCTGTCGGTGGTCGCGGTGCCGGACATGCGCGCCGCGCTGACGCGCGGCCCCGAGGTCGCCCCCGACCTGGCGATCGTCGACGCGCGCCTGCCCGACGGCGACGGCGCCGCCCTGATCCGTTCCCTGGTCGAGCGCATGGGGCGCCGCAGCTTCCCGATGCTGCTCCTCACCGAGGAGCCGAGCGCGGCGCAGGCGGCCGAGAAGGCCGGCGCGCCCTTCTGCGATTATCTGGCCAAGCCCTTCAGTCCGCCGATGCTCCATGCGCGGGTGCGGGCGTGGCTGGCGCGGGCGCTGGCCACCGCGGAGGCGGCCAGCCCCGAGCACGTCGAGACTCGCCAGGCCGACGAGCCCCGCGATTTCGCCGGCATCCTCGCCCAGTTCCCCCTGTTCCAGCCGCTGGGGGGCGAGCGGCTGCGACATCTGATCCAGGGCGCCACCGAGCACGCCTATCCGGCCGGCCACGTCATCGTCAGCGAGGGCGAGCTCGATGAGCGCGTCTTCGTCATCCTTTCCGGGCGCGTCCGCGTGGTCGAGGCGATGGCCGACGCGATGACCGAAGCCGTCCTCGGCGGGCTCGGGGAAGGGGAGATCTTCGGCGAGCTGAGCACGCTGACCAGTCGGCCGCGCTCGGCGACCGTCATCGCCATGGAGCGGACCCGCTGCCTGGCGCTGCGTCACGAGCGCTTCCTCCAGGCGCTCGAGGGCTCTTCCGAAGTGGCGCTGGCGCTCCTGCGGCTGCTCGCGCGGCGGCTGCTCGAGGCCGACCGCCGACTGGCCCGCTATGCGCCCGACACCCTGACGGGTCTGGCCAGCCGCCGCGCGTTCCACGACCAGTACCGGCGGCTCGCCGCCGGCGCCCGGCGCCGGAAGAGCGGCGTGTTGCTGCTGCTCTTCGACGTCCTGCGTCTGAGGACGATCAACGACCGCTTCGGCTACACGGTCGGCGACGAGGTGCTGCGCACCGTCGCCGACGCGCTCACCAGCACCACCAGGGCGACCGACCTCGTCGCCCGCTACGGCGCCGACGAGTTCGCCCTGCTCCTGCTGGACACGCATGCCCGCGACGTCGAGCGGGTGCTGCACCGCGTGGCGGAGAAGCTCTCGGAGCTGTCGGGCCGCCGGGGGCTGTCGCTCACCGTGCAGTGCAGCGTCGGCGTCTCCTTCCGCGAGGTGCCGCCGGACGTCGCCGACGAGCTGGTGCGGGAGGCGGACGGGGACATGCGCCGCGGCCGCCTGGTGCCCGCCTGA
- a CDS encoding enoyl-CoA hydratase/isomerase family protein, which yields MLDLETGRGVAWLRLSRPEALNALNRALTAALEGALDRVSAMEDVSVLVVVGRGRAFCAGNDITEMATLSAEEAEALARRQAALLERFARLPQVTLAAVDGYALGGGLMLAVAQDLRIASDRARFGLPEVTLGFNPAYGIARLLDVAGGTHGRDLLLTGRTIHASEALRMGLVNRVVAAPTLEAAAEAWATDIARSPRVGLAATKAIVATLRGGGRGPEPEAYGAALRTSPAARELIEAFVNRKRRR from the coding sequence ATGCTCGATCTGGAGACCGGGCGCGGCGTGGCCTGGCTCCGGCTGAGCCGTCCCGAGGCGCTGAACGCGCTGAACCGTGCGCTCACGGCAGCGCTGGAGGGGGCGCTCGACCGCGTCAGCGCGATGGAGGACGTCAGCGTCCTCGTCGTCGTCGGGCGCGGCCGCGCCTTCTGCGCGGGTAACGACATCACCGAGATGGCCACGCTCAGCGCGGAGGAGGCCGAGGCGCTGGCCCGGCGTCAGGCGGCGCTCCTGGAGCGCTTCGCGCGCCTGCCGCAGGTGACGCTGGCGGCGGTCGACGGCTACGCCCTGGGGGGCGGGCTGATGCTGGCGGTGGCCCAGGACTTGCGGATCGCGTCGGACCGCGCCCGCTTCGGCCTGCCCGAGGTGACGCTCGGCTTCAACCCCGCCTACGGGATCGCCCGGCTGCTGGACGTCGCCGGCGGCACCCACGGCCGCGACTTGCTGCTGACCGGGCGCACCATCCACGCCAGTGAGGCGCTCCGGATGGGACTCGTCAACCGCGTGGTGGCGGCGCCGACGCTGGAGGCCGCCGCCGAGGCGTGGGCGACCGACATCGCGCGCTCGCCGCGGGTGGGGCTGGCGGCGACGAAGGCGATCGTGGCCACGCTGCGGGGCGGCGGGCGCGGCCCGGAGCCCGAGGCCTACGGGGCGGCGCTGAGGACGAGTCCGGCCGCCCGGGAGCTGATCGAGGCGTTCGTCAACCGCAAGAGACGCCGCTAG
- a CDS encoding ABC transporter substrate-binding protein, with translation MATTRRNFLRLLGGASAALAARLDGPPAFAQAGPVKIGVLAAKAGVTAPVGESGLRGTQFAVDRINAAGGILGRRIELVVEEESNPKDTVERFRKLALQTRVDVITGVVSTGVGLAIGPVAEELKTLWLAWDATTQKGVEETMPKPRYSFRSVDNEAEAVMASILTAKHFKGKIKTVAGINNDYSYGRDNWAAFLAIMKKLGMGVTPVVDLWPKLGETNFTSHVAALGQARPDLIFCSFWSGDAPILMKQAHAAGLTATIRFVMTTAGGVHESLKKAFTPEGMILGYNSMYFEAPNASPLLREFVRWHQERFKEWPNYESDHAYFTLAAYRAAVEKAARAAGGKWPSPDQIIEALEGMEVESLSGKRSYRADHIMECSFFQGLSTYRNKHDFVTVDPLEVMSTRQIQKPSGLGLYEWINSWKA, from the coding sequence ATGGCCACGACACGGCGCAACTTTCTGAGACTGCTCGGCGGCGCCTCGGCCGCGCTGGCGGCGCGGCTGGACGGGCCGCCCGCGTTCGCGCAGGCGGGTCCGGTCAAGATCGGGGTGCTGGCCGCCAAGGCCGGAGTCACGGCGCCGGTGGGGGAGTCCGGGCTCCGGGGCACGCAGTTCGCCGTGGACCGCATCAACGCGGCCGGCGGCATCCTCGGCCGCCGGATCGAGCTGGTCGTCGAGGAAGAGTCGAACCCCAAAGACACGGTGGAGCGGTTCCGGAAGCTCGCGCTGCAGACCCGGGTGGATGTCATCACCGGCGTCGTCTCCACGGGGGTGGGCCTGGCCATCGGTCCCGTCGCCGAGGAGCTCAAGACGCTGTGGCTGGCCTGGGACGCCACGACCCAGAAGGGCGTGGAGGAGACCATGCCCAAGCCCCGGTACTCGTTCCGCAGCGTCGATAACGAGGCGGAAGCCGTGATGGCGTCGATCCTGACCGCCAAGCACTTCAAGGGGAAGATCAAGACGGTCGCCGGCATCAACAACGATTATTCGTACGGGCGCGACAACTGGGCGGCGTTCCTGGCCATCATGAAGAAGCTGGGGATGGGCGTCACGCCGGTGGTGGACCTCTGGCCCAAGCTGGGCGAGACCAACTTCACTTCGCACGTGGCCGCGCTGGGGCAGGCCCGGCCCGACCTGATCTTCTGCTCGTTCTGGTCGGGCGACGCCCCGATTTTGATGAAGCAGGCTCACGCAGCCGGGCTGACGGCCACCATCAGATTTGTCATGACCACGGCCGGCGGCGTGCACGAGTCGCTCAAGAAGGCATTCACGCCCGAGGGGATGATCCTCGGCTACAACTCGATGTACTTCGAGGCGCCGAACGCGAGCCCGCTCCTCCGCGAGTTCGTCCGCTGGCACCAGGAGCGGTTCAAGGAGTGGCCGAACTACGAATCGGACCACGCCTACTTCACGCTGGCAGCCTACCGGGCGGCGGTGGAGAAGGCCGCCAGGGCCGCGGGCGGCAAGTGGCCGTCTCCCGACCAGATCATCGAGGCGCTGGAGGGCATGGAGGTCGAGTCGCTGTCGGGCAAGCGTAGCTACCGGGCCGACCACATCATGGAGTGCAGCTTCTTCCAGGGCCTCAGCACCTACCGGAACAAGCACGACTTCGTCACCGTCGACCCCCTCGAGGTGATGTCCACCAGGCAGATCCAGAAACCCTCGGGCCTGGGCCTCTACGAGTGGATCAACAGCTGGAAGGCGTGA
- a CDS encoding creatininase family protein, translating into MHRLEEMSTRALDALDRQRTVIILTVSPLEEHGPHLPLGVDAFTARHFAREIAARLVAERPGWAVVLAPTLHLGSCAFDAAGTVAVRQRVVRDALVDWGDALARAGFRHILVANGHAGPTHLVALDEAATLVSRRRGVRMASLSGRLAWAFRSGRFLDKVEAALGRPLSDAEQRAFAEDAHAGWWETSMMLMLRPELVDEAYRTLPPATYSLPERLIPNYPLKGGGEGYVGHPALADPAFAKATTEVLVSEAMALVDALLDGRLGPGDRPSLLFSLPFFRTNFWPLAAAAGLALAALGWLRPRPRA; encoded by the coding sequence GTGCATCGACTCGAAGAGATGTCCACGCGGGCGCTGGACGCGCTCGACCGGCAGCGCACCGTCATCATCCTCACCGTCAGCCCGCTCGAAGAGCACGGGCCCCACCTGCCGTTGGGTGTCGATGCGTTCACCGCGCGCCACTTCGCGCGCGAGATCGCCGCGCGCCTGGTCGCCGAGCGACCGGGATGGGCGGTCGTCCTGGCCCCGACCCTCCACCTCGGCTCGTGCGCTTTCGACGCCGCCGGCACCGTCGCCGTGCGCCAACGCGTGGTGCGGGATGCGCTGGTGGACTGGGGCGACGCCCTCGCCCGCGCCGGCTTCCGGCACATCCTCGTGGCCAATGGCCACGCCGGCCCCACCCATCTCGTCGCGCTGGACGAGGCGGCGACCCTCGTCTCGCGGCGCCGCGGGGTACGAATGGCCTCTCTGAGCGGCCGGCTGGCCTGGGCCTTCCGCTCCGGCCGTTTCCTCGACAAGGTCGAGGCGGCTCTGGGCCGCCCGCTCAGCGATGCCGAGCAGCGGGCCTTCGCGGAGGACGCGCACGCGGGCTGGTGGGAGACCTCGATGATGCTGATGCTGCGGCCCGAGCTGGTCGACGAGGCCTACCGCACCCTGCCTCCCGCCACCTACTCGCTCCCCGAGCGCCTGATCCCCAACTATCCGCTCAAGGGCGGCGGTGAAGGCTACGTCGGCCACCCGGCGCTGGCCGACCCGGCCTTCGCGAAAGCCACGACCGAGGTGCTGGTGAGCGAGGCGATGGCGCTCGTGGACGCGTTGCTGGACGGGCGGCTCGGCCCCGGCGATCGCCCTTCGCTGCTGTTCTCGCTCCCGTTCTTCCGCACCAACTTCTGGCCGCTGGCCGCCGCCGCGGGCCTCGCCCTCGCCGCGCTCGGGTGGCTCCGTCCGCGCCCCCGCGCCTGA
- a CDS encoding 1-acyl-sn-glycerol-3-phosphate acyltransferase, translating into MTTAVAEAPPASGSDRFYAAVRLIARFWLWFFFKRVDARHSERVPERGPVLLCINHPNNLIDSLLVGAVLTRKAHYLATAALFRNPLLARFLAACGAMPVYRRQDDPDKMAVPAAGRTWAAGRAAARPGAGATAREASESNSPHASEASPRADRNADVFAACHRAFAEGRLIAIYPEGTTHAEARVQRIRTGAARIALGYEVDHPGALRVIPVGLSFEARKSFKGRVLVSFGEPIPIAAYVAAYRADAAKAVEALTTAIQWAMEAQVVHVDRIEAAEVVRAVEELYRGDLIRELREERGLADTQIDLFRLSRTIVDAVQHFKAREPERVERIWQRIQGYRALLRAYRVKDEAVQARLGHPPTRRRLRRTGGAIAGFPIFLYGAAVNALPYFVPRWLARATARKETDYATTRLLASIVAFPLFWGLEVWLVARLAGRGWAALFTLSLPLTGVVAYHYFRGLGRLRRALRFGVLALTRDQVARELIAERGAVIAELDRAKTDYLTATRGSSF; encoded by the coding sequence ATGACGACGGCGGTCGCCGAGGCTCCACCCGCATCTGGGAGCGATCGCTTCTACGCCGCCGTCCGGCTGATCGCGCGGTTCTGGCTCTGGTTCTTCTTCAAGCGCGTGGACGCGCGGCACTCCGAGCGGGTGCCGGAGCGGGGACCGGTCCTGCTCTGCATCAACCATCCCAACAACCTCATCGACTCCCTGCTGGTCGGTGCCGTCCTCACCCGGAAGGCCCACTACCTGGCCACCGCCGCGCTCTTCCGCAATCCGCTCTTGGCGCGCTTCCTCGCCGCCTGCGGCGCCATGCCCGTCTACCGGAGGCAGGACGACCCGGACAAGATGGCAGTGCCAGCCGCAGGACGGACGTGGGCCGCAGGGCGAGCCGCAGCGCGGCCGGGGGCTGGGGCCACCGCGCGCGAGGCGAGCGAATCAAACTCGCCCCACGCGTCCGAGGCGAGCCCACGAGCCGACCGCAACGCCGACGTCTTCGCGGCCTGTCACCGCGCCTTCGCTGAGGGCCGGCTCATCGCGATCTATCCCGAGGGCACCACGCACGCCGAGGCCCGCGTCCAGCGCATCAGGACCGGCGCCGCCCGTATCGCGCTGGGCTACGAGGTGGACCACCCTGGAGCGCTGCGGGTCATTCCGGTCGGCCTGTCCTTCGAAGCGCGCAAGTCCTTCAAGGGGCGGGTGCTCGTCTCCTTCGGCGAGCCGATCCCGATCGCCGCGTACGTCGCGGCCTACCGCGCCGACGCCGCCAAGGCCGTGGAGGCGCTGACCACCGCGATCCAGTGGGCCATGGAGGCCCAGGTAGTCCACGTGGACCGGATCGAGGCCGCCGAGGTCGTCCGGGCCGTGGAGGAGCTCTATCGGGGCGACCTGATCCGCGAGCTGCGGGAGGAGCGCGGGCTCGCTGACACGCAGATCGATCTCTTCCGCCTGTCGCGCACGATCGTGGACGCGGTGCAGCACTTCAAGGCGCGCGAGCCGGAGCGGGTCGAGCGGATCTGGCAGCGGATCCAGGGCTATCGCGCCCTCCTCCGTGCCTATCGGGTGAAGGACGAGGCCGTGCAGGCGCGGCTGGGACACCCGCCGACCCGGAGGCGCCTCCGGCGCACCGGGGGCGCGATCGCGGGCTTCCCCATCTTCCTCTATGGCGCCGCCGTCAACGCGCTGCCCTACTTCGTCCCCCGCTGGCTCGCTCGGGCCACCGCGCGCAAGGAAACCGACTACGCGACGACGCGGCTGCTGGCGAGCATCGTCGCCTTTCCCCTCTTTTGGGGGCTCGAGGTCTGGCTGGTGGCGCGCCTAGCCGGTCGGGGCTGGGCCGCCCTCTTCACGCTCTCACTGCCCCTCACCGGCGTGGTGGCCTACCACTACTTCCGCGGGCTGGGCCGGCTCCGGCGCGCGCTGCGCTTCGGTGTGCTGGCGCTCACGCGCGACCAGGTCGCGCGCGAGCTGATCGCCGAGCGCGGCGCCGTCATCGCGGAGCTGGACCGCGCCAAGACCGACTACCTCACGGCCACCCGGGGGTCCTCCTTTTGA
- a CDS encoding branched-chain amino acid ABC transporter permease produces MLGGVFHAAVLFLAAAGLQLVFGVQKILNLACGSFYALGAYFGVSLVTWALGAGVPPSLFLGVLILGGVLLAVIGPPVERLLRTISDRDESFQLLLTFALVLMFEDVIRFLWGTAPHQLGSVYLLYGQLKVGALTIPVYNLVVIAAGATIAAAVGWLLTRTRFGRLVRAAAENPRMAEALGIDLARLYSRVFTLGVALGTVGGALVIPATAAVNEMGIELIVEAFAVVVIGGLGSMRGAFAGALIVGVLKAVAIATYPEVEMLAIYVIVIAVLVLRPAGLFARAAA; encoded by the coding sequence GTGCTCGGCGGCGTGTTCCACGCCGCCGTGCTCTTTCTCGCGGCGGCCGGGCTGCAGCTCGTCTTCGGCGTCCAGAAGATCCTCAACCTCGCCTGCGGCTCGTTCTACGCGCTGGGCGCCTACTTCGGCGTGTCGCTCGTCACCTGGGCTCTGGGGGCGGGCGTCCCGCCATCCCTCTTTCTGGGCGTCCTGATCCTCGGCGGCGTCCTCCTGGCCGTGATCGGCCCCCCGGTCGAGCGGCTGCTCCGGACCATCTCCGACCGCGACGAGAGCTTCCAGCTCCTGCTCACCTTCGCGCTCGTGCTCATGTTCGAGGACGTGATCCGGTTCCTCTGGGGCACCGCCCCCCACCAGCTCGGCTCCGTCTACCTGCTCTACGGCCAGCTCAAGGTCGGCGCCCTCACCATTCCCGTCTACAACCTGGTCGTCATCGCCGCCGGCGCCACGATCGCCGCCGCGGTGGGATGGCTGCTCACGCGCACGCGCTTCGGCCGCCTCGTTCGCGCCGCCGCCGAGAACCCGCGCATGGCCGAAGCGCTGGGCATCGACCTGGCCCGCCTCTACTCCCGCGTCTTCACGCTCGGCGTCGCCCTGGGCACGGTGGGCGGCGCGCTCGTCATCCCGGCCACGGCGGCGGTGAACGAGATGGGCATCGAGCTGATCGTCGAGGCCTTCGCCGTCGTCGTCATCGGCGGGCTCGGCAGCATGCGCGGGGCGTTCGCCGGCGCGCTCATCGTGGGCGTGCTCAAGGCGGTGGCCATCGCGACCTACCCCGAGGTGGAGATGCTGGCCATCTACGTGATCGTCATCGCCGTCCTCGTCCTGCGCCCGGCCGGGCTCTTCGCGAGGGCGGCGGCGTGA
- a CDS encoding aconitate hydratase, whose translation MGRSLTHKLIESHLAAGKAVVGEEIGLGMDQILLTDTNGTMAFLQFEALGFRRVAAPRVVTYIDHNVYQFDSRNSDDHRYLGTASRKYGAMFSKPGNGICHQVHLETFSVPGQTLLGSDSHTPLCGAVGMLAIGAGSLDVAVAMGGGPYFLTMPAVVRVWLTGALRPWVTAKDVILELLRRLSVRGGSGKIFEYAGPGLASLLVAQRMTIANMGAELGLTTSVFPSDEVTRSYLSRLGRGADWRPAAPDDDAPYDDQLELDLGAIGPLVALPGSPDRVVPVEEVAGTAVEQVMVGSCTNGSWHDMASVTAVLRGRRVHPSVSFVLFPGSHRVLETMAREGLLTDLLEAGVTVSESTCGACPGLGHVPASGAKSLRAFNRNFPGRSGVKDDQVYLCSSVVAAASALSGVITDPRTLGPEPPLRLPASFAASTAGLVEPDLQGEVARGPNIKPVPLGEPVAETLEAPVLLKLGDEVSTDDISPSGAGILIFRSNVPAIAEFCFKHVDQEFVARAKAAGRGVIVAGEAYGQGSSREVAAMAPMYLGVRAVIAKSFARIHRANLINWGIVPLTCDDSGGWDDLERDDRLRIEGLRAALAAGARVTVVNTRTGGHFAASCVLTPREREILLAGGLLAHTRSARAARQNDSTVRAPASPAPSVLGEASEGVVTSAPSE comes from the coding sequence ATGGGCCGGAGCCTCACCCACAAGCTGATCGAGAGCCACCTGGCCGCGGGCAAGGCGGTCGTCGGCGAAGAAATCGGCCTGGGCATGGACCAGATCCTGCTGACGGACACCAACGGCACCATGGCGTTTCTCCAGTTCGAGGCGCTGGGCTTCCGGCGCGTGGCCGCCCCCCGGGTCGTCACCTACATCGACCACAACGTCTACCAGTTCGACTCGCGGAACTCCGACGACCACCGCTATCTCGGCACCGCGTCGCGGAAGTACGGCGCCATGTTCTCCAAGCCCGGCAACGGCATCTGCCATCAAGTGCACCTGGAGACCTTCTCGGTGCCGGGGCAGACGCTGCTGGGCAGCGACAGCCACACGCCGCTCTGCGGGGCGGTGGGAATGCTCGCCATCGGCGCCGGCAGCCTCGACGTGGCGGTGGCGATGGGCGGCGGCCCCTACTTCCTCACGATGCCGGCCGTCGTCCGCGTCTGGCTGACCGGCGCCCTGCGCCCGTGGGTCACCGCCAAGGACGTGATCCTCGAGCTGCTGCGCCGGCTGAGCGTCCGCGGCGGGAGCGGCAAGATCTTCGAGTACGCCGGCCCGGGCCTGGCCAGCCTGCTCGTCGCCCAGCGCATGACCATCGCCAACATGGGCGCCGAGCTGGGGCTCACGACGAGCGTCTTTCCCAGCGACGAGGTCACGCGCTCGTACCTGTCGCGGCTCGGCCGCGGCGCCGACTGGCGACCGGCCGCGCCCGACGACGACGCGCCCTACGACGATCAGCTCGAGCTGGACCTCGGCGCCATCGGGCCACTGGTCGCCCTGCCCGGCTCGCCCGACCGCGTGGTGCCGGTGGAGGAGGTGGCGGGGACAGCGGTCGAGCAGGTGATGGTGGGCTCGTGCACGAACGGCTCGTGGCACGACATGGCGTCGGTCACCGCGGTACTGCGGGGCCGCCGCGTGCATCCGTCGGTGTCATTCGTCCTCTTCCCCGGCAGCCACCGCGTCCTCGAGACGATGGCCCGCGAGGGTTTGCTCACCGATCTTCTCGAGGCCGGCGTCACCGTCTCCGAGTCGACCTGCGGCGCCTGCCCGGGCCTCGGCCACGTGCCGGCCAGCGGGGCCAAGAGCCTGCGCGCCTTCAACCGCAACTTCCCCGGCCGCAGCGGCGTCAAGGACGATCAGGTCTATCTCTGCTCGTCGGTGGTCGCCGCCGCCTCGGCGCTGAGCGGCGTCATCACCGATCCGCGCACGCTCGGCCCCGAGCCGCCGCTGCGCCTGCCGGCGAGCTTCGCGGCGTCGACGGCCGGGCTGGTCGAGCCCGACCTCCAGGGCGAGGTCGCGCGCGGCCCGAACATCAAGCCGGTCCCGCTCGGCGAGCCCGTGGCCGAGACGCTGGAAGCGCCTGTGCTGCTGAAGCTCGGCGACGAGGTCTCCACCGACGACATCTCTCCGTCGGGGGCCGGCATCCTGATCTTCCGCTCGAACGTCCCCGCGATCGCCGAGTTCTGCTTCAAGCACGTCGATCAGGAGTTCGTGGCCCGCGCCAAGGCCGCCGGCCGGGGAGTGATCGTGGCGGGGGAAGCGTATGGCCAGGGATCCTCCCGCGAGGTGGCCGCCATGGCGCCGATGTACCTGGGCGTCCGCGCCGTGATCGCGAAGTCGTTCGCGCGCATCCACCGCGCCAACCTCATCAACTGGGGCATCGTCCCCCTCACCTGCGACGACTCCGGCGGTTGGGACGATCTGGAGCGCGACGACCGGCTCCGGATCGAGGGGCTGCGCGCGGCCCTGGCGGCGGGCGCGCGCGTGACCGTCGTCAACACGCGCACGGGCGGGCACTTCGCGGCCTCCTGCGTGCTGACACCGCGCGAGCGCGAGATCCTCCTGGCCGGCGGGCTGCTCGCTCACACCCGGTCCGCGCGGGCGGCGCGCCAAAATGATTCCACGGTTCGAGCGCCGGCTTCGCCGGCGCCATCGGTCCTGGGGGAGGCCTCGGAGGGGGTCGTAACGTCCGCCCCCTCCGAATAA